The nucleotide window TCTCGCTGAAATCCAATGCGTCTGATCGGAGTCTTCGGTGGTGCCATGAGTTCCCGGATGGCGTCGAAGACGACTTTGAATTGCCGGTCGTACTTTTTCTCCAGTTCGTTCAGGCGCCTTGCCAGCTCCTTGTTGGACGCGACCATTTCCCGCAACCGCACGAAGGCCCTCATAATCTCGATATTGACCTGCACCGCTCGTTTGCTCTTGAGTACGCTGGACAGCATGGCCACTCCTTGCTCCGTGAAAACATAGGGCACATACCGTCGCCCGCCTCGGCCTTTTGAGGTGCCAAAATGGAACCTCAAACCATCAATCTCGTCAGGACTCAGTTGAAACATGAAATCCTGTGGAAATCGGTCCAGGTTCCGTTTGACGGCCCTGTTCAGCTCCTTGGTCTGAACGCCATACAGTTCCGCAAGATCGCTGTCCAGCATGACCTTGTGTCCTCGAAGCAGAAAGATTTTCTTCTCAACGTGCTCAACGGGAACCATGCCGCTCACCTTCGTTTCTCCCCCTCTCTTTAAGGTCGCATTTTGCGACCTTAAACGTCCCATTGATCCTTGAAATCACAGATTGTGATTTCAAGTGTGAAGCCGCAATGTGGTACCTCAACGTGGTCACAATCCATGACGAAGTTCATAGCCTTTGCGTCTCTGCTCCTTCGACGAAGGCCCTGGTTTCTCTCAATTGGTCCGCTGTGACCGTGTCCGTA belongs to Nitrospira sp. and includes:
- a CDS encoding ORF6N domain-containing protein, producing the protein MVPVEHVEKKIFLLRGHKVMLDSDLAELYGVQTKELNRAVKRNLDRFPQDFMFQLSPDEIDGLRFHFGTSKGRGGRRYVPYVFTEQGVAMLSSVLKSKRAVQVNIEIMRAFVRLREMVASNKELARRLNELEKKYDRQFKVVFDAIRELMAPPKTPIRRIGFQREAAK